Genomic window (Patescibacteria group bacterium):
AATTGCAGCTGTTGATTTGGCTATATCACAAAAAGACTCAGCGGATTTTACCGCTATGGTTTCTGCTTATATTTACGGATTTGGTGAGGACATGCGTGTTTACTTATTACCTCATATGGTTAACAAACGGTTACAGTTTCCGGATACTTGTAAAGAGGTTCAGAACTTGGCAAAGCAGATCCAAATTGGCAGCAGACGGCCATTGATTTTGGTTGAACATGCCGGTTACCAGGAAGCTTTAACGCATCAGTTAAAATTAAAGGGCTTGCGCGTAGAGGGAAGAAAAGTGGCCGGAAGAGATAAACGAGAACGCTTGTCGCTTGTCACGGACTACATCCAGTCTGGAAAAGTGCTGTTCCCTAAACGAGGTGCTGATTTGTTGATCCAGCAATTAACTGGTTTTGGGATTGAGCGTCATGATGATCTTGCAGATGCATTTTCTATCTTGATGAACAAAATAATTGAATCGGATAGTAATAGCAGTGGGGGCCTAATTATTGGATTACGTAATCCGATTTTTAATCCGAGAGAACTAGGAGAGGGTCCGGTCGGATTTGGGAATATTAGGGACAAAGTATTCTAATTTCTCCCAGACTACATAAAGCTCTGGATATTTAGAACCTTAGCGGTATCATTACCCCTGCAATGGAAACTGGCGAGCAAAAAGAAGTTGAATATTGCCTCTACGCAAGGAAATCAAGCGAATCCGACGAGCGGCAGGCAATGTCAATAGATTCTCAAATTAAAGAAATGGGAGAGCTGGCAGAAAAGAATAGCTTGAACGTGAAAGAGATTAGAAGGGAAAGCCACTCGGCAAAAGTTTCCGGGCAGAGGCCTGTTTTTAACGGGATTCTCGAAGATTTAACAAACAAAACCTTTAATGGTATATTAACTTGGTCACCGGACAGATTGAGCCGAAATGCGGGGGATTTGGGAAGGTTAGTTGACTTAATGGACGGTGGGGCACTTAGACAGATACGAACATTTTCACAAAGCTTTGGCAACAATCCCAACGAAAAGTTCTTGTTGATGATCCTCTGTAGTCAAGCAAAGCTGGAAAATGATAATCGTGCCTTGAGCATTAAGAGAGGAATCCGAGCAAAGTGTGAAATGGGTTGGCGGCCGGGCGTAGCACCACTCGGCTACTACAACCGATCTTTTGGTGGAGTGAAAGATATTGTTGTGGACCCCGAACGTGCGCCAATTATCAAAGAAATGTTTAAGCGGGTAGCGAAATACGAGCACAGCGGAAGAACTATAAAGAGGTGGCTCGACAAAATTGGATTTACATCTCGCAATGGAAATGAAATCGCGCTTAGCTATGTATATACAATGCTTAAAAACCCCTTTTACTACGGGGAATTCGAATACGGTGGTAATTGGTATGAAGGAGCACATGAACCTTTAGTTTCAGAAGAGCTATTCGATCAGGTGCAGGACCAACTGAAAACACCTCGAAAGACAAAATGGGGAAGTAAGAAATTTGCGTTCAAAGGTTTGTTTACTTGTGCTGGGTGTGACGGGGGTGTTATTGGGGAGGAACAATTTAAGGAGCTTAAGGATGGAACGCTGAACAGACACGTTTATTACCATTGCAGTCGGTCGCGGGATTACGATTGTAAAGAACCCTACATTAACGAGAAAGATTTAATAAAAGAACTAATCGACCTTGTTGAATCTTTAGGAAAAGAAAATTTGGAACCAAAAGAAGCTTTACGTGCCAAGTTTTTAGAATACAAAAAGATTGCCAACGGGGTTCTAGACAAAGAAGATGCAAATTGCGATATAAGCTTCGCTGATTTTGCAAAATATGTGCTTACCAAAGGCACTCTCCAGGAAAAACGGAAGCTAGTTAAAGGCCTCAACCTCAATTTAGTCCTCCAGAACCGAAAAATCAAAATTAAATAAGAAGTTAATAAGATAACAAAGGGGTTTCTTTGGTTCGGGGTGCTCAATCCTCATGGGGAGGATTGGTCTTTCGGCGCGAAAGCACAGGATGGTTGCGGGGCGTGGATTTGAACCACGATCGACGGCTTCAGAGGCCGCTGTCCTACCGTTAGACGACCCCGCATTATGATTTCAAGGTCTCTCTTAAAATTAATCTCAAACCCTTTCTCCCTTTAGTTGTTTTTAGATATTGCTCTCGTCTTCTAGCATCTTTTTCCGATACAAACATCTCAGCGTATATTAATTTTAATTTTTCAAGATTATATCTTTTTGTGGTATGAACTTTTCCCCGTTTGTGATCTTTAAGACGTTGTTCCAAATCTGCAGTAAAACCAATATAAAACTTTTGCTTGTCGTAAAGAACATAAACGTAGAACATAACTTGGTTAAGAGAGCTTCAGTCCAGAACCAGAATAAATTCGGTTCTGGACTGCCCAGTACCGATCTTTGATCTGGTACTGGGCAGAGGCCGCTGTCCTACCATTAGACGACCCAGCAACGTATAATAATTATAACGTATTTAGGCGCTTTTGTGGAGTTTTTTGTTTTTCAAAACATAACTTTTCTTGACTTCTTTTCTTTTCTGTGCAACTATTTTTACAGTTATCTATGAATTTAAAACAGGCTTTTCTTCTGGGTCTAACATTTGGAATCTTTCCTTTTTTGATTTTTGGTGCGGGCAGAGTTAATGCTGCTTTGGTTATTGATAATTTTGGCAATCTTATTTATCAGGTGGAAGGAGATGTATTGGCACAGCCTTTTGAGACACCTCCTGGATTAGATAGGGCAGATTCTGCAGAGGAAGATCTAGAGGAGGATGAGGATGGAGAAACCTCGGATTCCGCCGAGTCTGCACCGGGTCAGCAAAAGAGTACGCCTAGAGAGCGAATAATTTTGCGGGAAGCACCTCCGGGTTTGGGAAGTGAATCTACTTCTTCGGCTAGGTCTAATATTATCAAGCTTCAACATGCTAAGGATAATCGTCTTAAAGTTCAGGAAATAGGTGGATCAGAAGAAAGTACTTCTAGTGCGGAATTAGAAGTGGAAGATCACTGGTTGCGGGGTAGGACTACGATAAGGTCAGATGGGGTTTCATATGAGATTATTCGCAATAGGACTGCTGCAAAAACTCACTTTCCACTTTCTGTTAATCTGAATTCAAATGAATTAATTGTAACTACGCCCTCCGGTGAAAAAGTAGTTACTGTTCTTCCTGATGAAGCTGTTGAAAACATGTTAGCAGCTAATGTTTTGGATCAGATTGGTGGTAAAGGTGCTTTAAATTGGTTAGAAACTACGCTAGAGTCAACTCCGACAGCAGAAGAGTCTACACCAGCTAGTTCTCTTGAAGCTACTGAGCCTGGTGTTTTAACAGAAGGAGCAGGAGAAAGTGAGATTGAGCTGACCCAAACAAGCGAGGGTGTGTTAGCTTACGAAATACCAGGAATAAAGCAAAAGAAACTATTTGGTCTTTTTGATGTTACCTTAGATCGGGTTGTAGTTGTTTCTGCTGAAACTGGGGAACTGTTAGGAGTTAGGGAAAGCCTTATTCAGCGTTTGGTCAGTATCCTCTCCGTTGGCTAATAATCTTCTCTTATTTAGATCTATCTTTTGAGGTTTTTAAATATTTGTAAATACTGTTTGCAGCAACAGCACCCTCTCCGCATGCTGTAATTGCTTGCCTAAATTTATTTGAGCCTGTGGTTATATCTCCAGCAGCGTAGATTCCGTTAATGTTTGTTGATTGGTTTGAGTTTATTTTAATATAATCGCTACTATCCTTGGCTAAGTTTAAACTTTGGTCCAAAGTGGTTTCTGGTTCAGATCCAATTTCAATAAACAATCCCGCTACTTCTAAGTTATTTTTTTCTTGGTAAGGCTTATCAAGGTTTATTTTTTCTAATCTGTTTTTTCCTTGTAGCCCTGTTACATTAGTATTATAGATTACCTCTATTTTTGGATTATTTTTTACCTGTTCAACCCACGCTGTTGTACCTCGTAGCTGGTCTCTGCGATATATTTGGAAAACCTTTTTTGCTACGTCAGCTAGTACTAAAGAAGCGGTATGTGCTGCGTCCGATCCTCCTACTACTGCAACTCTTTTATTTCTGAAAAACATTGCATCACAAGTTGCGCAGTAGGAAACACCCTTTCCCAGAAAGTCTTCTTCTCTGGGTAAGCCAAGTTTTCTTCTTTTAGTCCCAGTAGCAATAAGGACAGTTTTTGTTTGGTAATCCGTTCCCTGCGATGTTTTTATTTTGAAAAATGAATTGTTTTTTTCTATTTTTTCTACTCTGTCTTGAATTACAGTACCACCTTCTTCTTCTAGATGCTCTTTCATTTGTTTAGCTAATTCGCTACCCCCGATTTCTCTTCTTGTTGGAAAATTACATATTTTGTGTGCATCTGTAATTAAGCCACCAAGGCTTTTACCAATAACGAGATTTTTGATCCGGTAACGCGTGGCATAAATTCCAGCTGTGTATCCCGCAGGACCAGCGCCAATAATAATTAGGTCATAGAGGTTTTCTTGAGGTGTAGCGTTATTCATTTTATTTGTATATTTAACTATACCATAATGTTTTTTAGGAAAGAACAAAGTTCTTGTAAGTTAATAATGCAGTACCCTTTTGAAAAAATTAGGGTATGTGTTACCATTATCCCGTGGTTGATTTTAGGCAAGTTAAGAACAGCTTAAAAAAGAAGATATTGGAACTTCCTCCAATTGTTCCTTTAGCATTAGTTCCCATTGTATTGATTGCTGCTTTGTACTTCCGTTTTCGCGGTGATATTGTCGCAGCTAGAGTTAATGGCGAAGCTATTTCTCGATTAGCCTTAATTCGTGAGT
Coding sequences:
- a CDS encoding recombinase family protein, with translation METGEQKEVEYCLYARKSSESDERQAMSIDSQIKEMGELAEKNSLNVKEIRRESHSAKVSGQRPVFNGILEDLTNKTFNGILTWSPDRLSRNAGDLGRLVDLMDGGALRQIRTFSQSFGNNPNEKFLLMILCSQAKLENDNRALSIKRGIRAKCEMGWRPGVAPLGYYNRSFGGVKDIVVDPERAPIIKEMFKRVAKYEHSGRTIKRWLDKIGFTSRNGNEIALSYVYTMLKNPFYYGEFEYGGNWYEGAHEPLVSEELFDQVQDQLKTPRKTKWGSKKFAFKGLFTCAGCDGGVIGEEQFKELKDGTLNRHVYYHCSRSRDYDCKEPYINEKDLIKELIDLVESLGKENLEPKEALRAKFLEYKKIANGVLDKEDANCDISFADFAKYVLTKGTLQEKRKLVKGLNLNLVLQNRKIKIK
- a CDS encoding GIY-YIG nuclease family protein, with translation MFYVYVLYDKQKFYIGFTADLEQRLKDHKRGKVHTTKRYNLEKLKLIYAEMFVSEKDARRREQYLKTTKGRKGLRLILRETLKS
- a CDS encoding FAD-dependent oxidoreductase; protein product: MNNATPQENLYDLIIIGAGPAGYTAGIYATRYRIKNLVIGKSLGGLITDAHKICNFPTRREIGGSELAKQMKEHLEEEGGTVIQDRVEKIEKNNSFFKIKTSQGTDYQTKTVLIATGTKRRKLGLPREEDFLGKGVSYCATCDAMFFRNKRVAVVGGSDAAHTASLVLADVAKKVFQIYRRDQLRGTTAWVEQVKNNPKIEVIYNTNVTGLQGKNRLEKINLDKPYQEKNNLEVAGLFIEIGSEPETTLDQSLNLAKDSSDYIKINSNQSTNINGIYAAGDITTGSNKFRQAITACGEGAVAANSIYKYLKTSKDRSK